A genomic segment from Coleofasciculaceae cyanobacterium encodes:
- the eboE gene encoding metabolite traffic protein EboE: MKLATNTDLHLTYCTNIHPGESWAEVASNLKQYLPQLKKRLSPDHQFGIGLRLADIAARELLTGDNLIQFQTWLQKQDLYVFTLNGFPYGGFHHQVVKDRVYAPDWSTRERLDYTLRLIEILAALLPPDLDGGISTLPISYKPWWHNYEDRSKILHQASLNLAEAIAQLAKVYQNTGKLIHIDLEPEPDGMLENTAEVIDFFQDWLLPVGREFLQQQGISQSVAQNWVTQHIRVCYDTCHFAVEYEEPDEIIQRFQDTGIKIGKIQLSSAIKIDIPAEPAQRQAILTQLSPFAESTYLHQVIARNSQGNLHHYADLSSALEHFLTTEAQQWRTHFHVPIFMAKYQLFESTQDHIVKLLQMLPDDSLGHHLEIETYTWEVLPPEIKLDILTSIEREYQWVLSVIGNC, translated from the coding sequence GTGAAGCTAGCAACCAACACTGACTTGCATTTAACTTACTGTACTAATATCCACCCTGGAGAATCTTGGGCAGAAGTTGCCAGCAACCTCAAGCAGTATCTTCCACAACTCAAAAAGCGATTATCTCCAGATCATCAATTTGGCATCGGTTTACGTCTAGCAGATATTGCCGCCAGAGAACTATTGACTGGGGATAATCTAATTCAGTTTCAAACCTGGCTACAAAAACAAGATTTATATGTCTTTACCCTCAATGGTTTTCCTTACGGCGGGTTTCATCATCAGGTGGTTAAAGATCGAGTATACGCCCCTGACTGGTCTACACGAGAACGTTTGGACTATACTCTGAGGCTAATTGAAATCTTAGCAGCTTTACTACCGCCAGATCTCGATGGTGGCATTTCCACTCTGCCAATCTCATATAAACCTTGGTGGCACAATTATGAGGATAGAAGCAAAATCTTACATCAAGCTAGTCTTAATTTGGCTGAGGCGATCGCGCAATTGGCAAAAGTTTACCAAAACACAGGTAAGCTGATTCATATCGATCTCGAACCCGAACCTGATGGAATGTTAGAAAACACGGCTGAGGTTATCGATTTCTTCCAAGATTGGTTATTGCCAGTGGGACGAGAATTCTTGCAGCAGCAAGGAATTAGTCAATCAGTAGCCCAAAATTGGGTTACTCAACATATTAGAGTTTGCTACGATACCTGTCATTTTGCCGTAGAGTATGAAGAACCTGATGAGATTATTCAACGCTTCCAAGATACAGGAATCAAAATTGGTAAAATTCAGCTTAGTTCGGCAATAAAGATTGATATTCCTGCAGAACCAGCCCAACGCCAAGCAATTTTGACTCAGCTTTCACCTTTTGCGGAATCTACGTATCTACATCAGGTAATTGCTCGTAATAGCCAGGGAAATCTTCATCATTATGCTGATTTATCCAGCGCACTAGAACATTTTTTAACCACCGAAGCCCAGCAATGGCGCACTCATTTCCACGTACCTATTTTTATGGCTAAATATCAGCTATTTGAATCTACCCAAGACCATATTGTCAAACTATTACAGATGTTGCCCGACGACTCCTTGGGTCATCATTTGGAGATTGAAACTTATACCTGGGAAGTATTACCGCCAGAAATAAAGTTAGATATTTTGACATCTATCGAACGGGAGTACCAATGGGTTTTGTCCGTAATTGGTAATTGTTGA
- a CDS encoding IS1 family transposase, whose protein sequence is MNPSFRAYSRQTKQTCIEMYLNGMGIKGISSVTKISHVTILNWIQAAKESLSDEPQDEEIPEITEIDELQTFVRNKRNKYWVWTVVNHQKKGIILWTIGD, encoded by the coding sequence ATCAATCCATCTTTTAGAGCCTACTCCAGACAAACCAAACAAACCTGTATTGAAATGTACCTTAATGGTATGGGTATCAAAGGAATTTCGAGCGTGACAAAAATTAGTCATGTTACTATCTTGAACTGGATTCAAGCAGCAAAAGAATCTTTATCGGATGAACCCCAAGACGAAGAAATTCCCGAAATCACCGAAATCGATGAACTTCAGACCTTTGTACGCAATAAAAGAAACAAGTATTGGGTTTGGACAGTGGTTAATCACCAGAAAAAGGGTATTATTCTTTGGACTATAGGCGATTAA